In one Chitinophaga sancti genomic region, the following are encoded:
- a CDS encoding bifunctional riboflavin kinase/FAD synthetase, translating to MLIHRDLTQLPAFKRAVITIGTFDGVHTGHRHIIRQLQQAAAACDGETVIVTFDPHPREVLQPGSNLVRLLTTLDEKIALLSAQGIDHLVIVPFTRGFSELSAQAYLEDFLIERFKPHTIIIGYDHRFGHNREGGLELLEAEQAAYGFRLIEIPQQVVHDLTVSSTKIRKSLQEGNVHLANELLGYQYFLEGTVVHGDKMGRKLGYPTANIQLPEQRKLIPAQGIYAIRVHTQGVVAPLNGVMSIGTRPTFNGNDLRLEAHIFDFKGDLYDQVIRVEMISYIRANQKFDNVEALIAQMDKDSAQAKALLA from the coding sequence ATGCTCATACACAGGGACCTCACCCAATTGCCGGCATTTAAGCGGGCAGTTATTACCATCGGAACATTTGACGGCGTTCATACAGGACACCGCCACATCATTCGACAACTACAACAGGCAGCCGCTGCCTGCGATGGTGAGACGGTAATCGTCACCTTCGACCCTCATCCAAGAGAAGTGCTGCAACCAGGTAGTAACCTGGTTCGCCTGCTGACCACTTTAGATGAAAAGATTGCTTTACTGTCGGCACAGGGAATAGATCACCTCGTGATCGTTCCATTTACCCGCGGCTTCTCCGAGCTTTCTGCACAGGCCTACCTGGAAGATTTCCTGATAGAAAGATTCAAACCGCATACCATCATTATTGGCTACGATCACCGTTTTGGTCATAACCGCGAAGGGGGCCTGGAATTGCTGGAAGCAGAGCAGGCTGCCTATGGATTCAGGTTGATTGAGATTCCGCAGCAGGTAGTGCATGATTTGACCGTAAGCTCTACCAAGATCAGGAAGAGCCTGCAGGAAGGGAATGTGCACCTGGCGAATGAATTGCTGGGCTACCAGTATTTCCTGGAGGGCACTGTGGTGCATGGAGATAAGATGGGGAGAAAATTAGGGTATCCGACAGCTAATATCCAGTTGCCGGAGCAGCGGAAGCTAATTCCTGCACAGGGCATTTATGCGATCAGGGTGCATACACAGGGAGTAGTGGCGCCCTTGAATGGAGTAATGAGTATTGGTACCCGCCCTACTTTCAATGGAAATGATCTGAGATTGGAGGCACACATATTTGACTTTAAAGGAGATCTGTATGACCAGGTGATCAGGGTGGAAATGATTAGTTATATACGGGCGAACCAGAAGTTTGATAATGTGGAGGCGCTGATCGCGCAGATGGATAAAGATAGTGCTCAGGCGAAAGCCTTGCTGGCATAA
- the holA gene encoding DNA polymerase III subunit delta, producing the protein MDYQDIIKDWKQKKFKSLYWLEGEEDFFIDQVTNYAERHLLEESEKGFNLTILYGKETSWSAVINACRRYPMFAERQVVVLKEAQAMKDILKLEAYIDKPLDSTIFVVAHKQGKIDGRSKMAKLIKDRGVLLSTKKMYDNQLAAWVDAYVNSLGRAIAQKAGILLVDHIGNDLSRMANEIEKLLVNLPPDKKIDENDIEKYVGISKEYNVFELQNAIGQKDMGKVMRIIQYFAANPKAGPIQMVLPALYNFFSKMSQIFGVKGGEKEIAAALGVHPFFVKDYMAAARQYGMEGTEKAILLLHTYNLRSIGINDSGVEDGELMKELAYKIMN; encoded by the coding sequence ATGGATTATCAGGATATCATAAAAGACTGGAAACAAAAGAAATTCAAGTCCTTATACTGGCTGGAGGGAGAAGAAGACTTCTTTATCGACCAGGTGACCAACTATGCGGAGCGTCACCTGCTGGAGGAATCGGAGAAAGGATTCAACCTCACGATATTATATGGAAAAGAAACGTCCTGGAGTGCAGTGATCAATGCCTGCAGGCGCTATCCCATGTTTGCCGAAAGGCAGGTAGTGGTGCTGAAGGAAGCTCAGGCCATGAAGGATATCCTGAAGCTGGAAGCCTATATTGATAAGCCACTGGATTCCACCATTTTCGTGGTGGCACATAAGCAGGGGAAGATCGATGGGCGCAGTAAAATGGCAAAGCTGATTAAAGACAGAGGGGTACTACTCAGTACCAAGAAGATGTATGATAACCAGTTGGCCGCCTGGGTAGATGCTTATGTGAATAGCCTGGGAAGGGCGATTGCGCAAAAAGCGGGCATCCTGCTGGTAGATCATATTGGCAATGACCTTTCCCGCATGGCAAATGAGATTGAGAAATTGCTGGTGAACCTGCCGCCTGATAAAAAAATAGATGAGAATGACATTGAGAAGTATGTAGGGATTAGCAAGGAGTACAATGTATTTGAATTACAGAATGCGATCGGGCAAAAAGATATGGGTAAGGTGATGCGCATTATCCAGTACTTTGCAGCTAACCCCAAGGCGGGACCTATCCAGATGGTATTGCCGGCATTGTATAATTTCTTTAGTAAAATGAGCCAGATCTTTGGTGTGAAAGGAGGGGAGAAGGAGATAGCGGCGGCATTGGGTGTACACCCGTTTTTTGTGAAGGATTATATGGCAGCAGCCAGGCAATACGGTATGGAGGGAACGGAGAAGGCGATATTGTTGCTACACACATATAATTTGCGGAGCATAGGGATTAACGATAGCGGGGTAGAAGATGGAGAATTGATGAAGGAGTTGGCTTATAAAATTATGAACTAA
- a CDS encoding ribonuclease H-like domain-containing protein, with protein sequence MLPNIALDQLLLLDIETTPAVKAFDCLPENMQTLWLDKIAKTAPDSSEWEDLYADRAGIYAEFGKIVCISVGFFTVENGRYQLRIKSIYHDDEKILLSSFLELVNKFYIKNPKFQFAGHNIKEFDIPFICRRSVINLLSLPPALQLHNLKPWEVPMLDTMQLWRFGDFKNYTSLKLLTAVLGIPTPKDDIDGSMVAQVYYGEPNGLERIVTYCQKDVVAVGQLLMRFKGVPLIEDGDVVYIK encoded by the coding sequence GTGTTACCGAATATCGCATTAGATCAATTATTACTGCTCGACATAGAGACAACACCTGCTGTCAAGGCTTTTGACTGTCTTCCGGAAAACATGCAAACGCTTTGGCTTGACAAAATTGCAAAAACTGCGCCAGATTCATCTGAATGGGAAGACCTATACGCTGACAGGGCGGGGATCTATGCCGAATTCGGCAAAATTGTCTGTATTTCAGTTGGATTTTTTACTGTAGAAAATGGTCGTTACCAATTGCGAATCAAATCGATTTATCATGACGATGAAAAGATTTTATTAAGCAGTTTTTTAGAATTGGTTAATAAATTTTATATAAAAAATCCCAAATTCCAGTTTGCAGGTCACAACATCAAAGAATTTGATATTCCTTTTATTTGCAGGCGGTCTGTCATCAACCTGTTATCTTTGCCACCGGCTTTGCAATTGCATAATCTCAAGCCATGGGAAGTTCCTATGCTGGATACAATGCAGCTATGGAGGTTTGGCGACTTTAAGAACTATACTTCCCTGAAGTTATTAACAGCGGTACTGGGCATTCCTACTCCAAAAGATGATATCGACGGGAGTATGGTGGCACAGGTATATTATGGAGAGCCAAATGGCCTGGAAAGGATCGTTACCTATTGCCAGAAAGACGTGGTGGCAGTAGGTCAGCTCCTGATGCGGTTCAAGGGGGTACCCCTGATCGAAGATGGGGATGTCGTATATATTAAATAA